One window of Delphinus delphis chromosome 12, mDelDel1.2, whole genome shotgun sequence genomic DNA carries:
- the LYG2 gene encoding LOW QUALITY PROTEIN: lysozyme g-like protein 2 (The sequence of the model RefSeq protein was modified relative to this genomic sequence to represent the inferred CDS: inserted 3 bases in 2 codons): MPNPFLQRGTDCGVDGGGGTGPDSRSRIISGSGHTHPSSLECKAGGHLKGQAVLQTGRQSGQKKFGKLAPMFPVPGFALTSQEQADTLGSAYQRQKWSTSRGSRSFTLSMNPRLRSCLYRGCYGTIMTMETSAATCDITGVIAGSICGFEMFAEMDLKVFKSYKXLIKEVRLRHCMDPALTAAIISRESHGGTIRQDGWDHKGLKFGLTQVQKKIHRPVGTWDSKEHLLQAVGILTDRIKANQKKFPTWSVAQYLKGGLSGFKSGTEATATPADIDXDVISDIIARAKFYKRHGF, translated from the exons atgcCAAACCCCTTCTTACAGAGAGGCACTGACTGTGGcgttgatggtggtggtggaacAGGTCCTGATAGTCGAAGCAGGATCATCAGTGGCTCAGGACATACCCACCCTTCTTCCCTGGAATGCAAGGCTGGAGGCCACTTAAAAGGGCAGGCTGTTCTGCAAACAGGAAGGCAGTCTGGGCAGAA GAAGTTTGGGAAACTGGCACCCATGTTCCCAGTCCCTGGCTTCGCACTGACCTCCCAAGAGCAGGCAGACACTCTTGGATCTGCTTATCAGAGGCAGAAGTGGA GCACTTCTAGGGGCTCACGCTCCTTCACCCTTTCAATGAACCCTCGCCTGCGTTCCTGCCTGTACCGTGGCTGCTATGGTACCATCATGACCATGGAGACCTCTGCTGCTACCTGTGATATCACCGGGGTGATTGCCGGCA GCATCTGTGGTTTTGAAATGTTTGCTGAGATGGATTTGAAGGTCTTCAAGTCTTACA TTCTAATCAAAGAAGTCAGGCTGAGGCACTGCATGGACCCTGCTCTCACTGCAGCCATCATTTCCAGAGAAAGCCATGGTGGAACCATCCGGCAAGATGGCTGGGACCACAAAGGACTTAAATTTGGCTTGACGCAGGTAC aaaaaaaaatccatcgaCCTGTTGGTACCTGGGACAGCAAAGAACACCTTTTGCAGGCTGTTGGGATTCTCACAGACAGAATTAAGGCAAACCAGAAAAAATTCCCCACGTGGAGTGTGGCTCAATACCTCAAAG GTGGTCTCTCAGGCTTCAAGTCAGGAACTGAAGCCACTGCCACCCCCGCGGACATAGA TGATGTCATCAGTGATATTATAGCTCGAGCTAAATTCTATAAGAGACACGGCTTCTAG